In Spirosoma aureum, a single genomic region encodes these proteins:
- a CDS encoding alpha-1,4-glucan--maltose-1-phosphate maltosyltransferase: MPAISVVENIHPASDYPARSGQVRVAIEHVTPELDGGRFPIKATVGDVIAIEADVFADGHDHLAALLLYRHSDESDWTEMAMTLLNNDRWGASFIVEKQGRYVYTIEAWVDHPASWQHEIHLKVADGQRITSELLAGAQFLDGMFKRAGGQEIKAGKGKKKTPVASVDESADAAALREMAALFREESRYDEAVSVAESDQFTFYASRYPERQYPTRYVHELGIEVDRTRAGFSTWYCLFPRSASQQEGVHGTFKDVEALLPRISGMGFDVLYMPPIHPIGMAYRKGKNNSVVCQPGEPGVPYGIGSPEGGHDAIHPELGTVDDFKHLIAIAANYGMEVAMDLAIQCSPDHPWAKDHPEWFKKRPDGTIQYAENPPKKYQDIYPIYFETDDWQNLWDELKRVLLVWASWGIRIIRVDNPHTKPFGFWEWIIAEVKREFPDMLFLAEAFTKPKVMQELAKRGFSQSYTYYTWRNTKAELEEYMTELTQDEISYFFRPNFWPTTHDINPNILQPGHEPQFLIRYFLAATLSSNYGIYGPSFELMEYVPFPNKEEYLNSEKYEIRHWDWNKTNKLTYLITLVNRIRNENVALQKTNNLTFCTVSDDAIMAYLKTSGENRLLIVVNTEAYGRRAGMVQVPIWELGIEPDQTYSVHDLLTEAYYTWKGEWNYVELDPYVLPMHLLRIEV, translated from the coding sequence GTGCCAGCGATATCAGTTGTTGAGAATATACACCCAGCCTCCGACTATCCGGCCCGATCCGGTCAGGTGCGCGTGGCTATTGAGCATGTAACGCCCGAACTTGACGGTGGCCGATTTCCGATAAAAGCAACTGTTGGTGATGTAATCGCTATTGAAGCTGATGTTTTTGCTGATGGTCATGATCATTTAGCGGCTTTGCTTCTCTACAGGCATAGTGATGAGTCTGACTGGACTGAAATGGCCATGACGTTGCTCAACAATGACCGTTGGGGTGCATCCTTTATTGTTGAAAAGCAGGGCCGTTACGTTTATACAATTGAAGCCTGGGTCGACCATCCGGCCTCATGGCAGCACGAAATTCATCTGAAAGTAGCCGATGGGCAGCGTATTACGAGCGAACTGCTGGCTGGTGCGCAGTTTCTGGATGGAATGTTTAAGCGAGCTGGCGGGCAGGAGATAAAAGCAGGGAAGGGGAAAAAGAAAACACCCGTGGCGTCAGTTGACGAATCGGCCGATGCCGCTGCACTACGGGAGATGGCTGCGTTATTTCGGGAAGAGAGTCGTTATGACGAAGCCGTTTCGGTGGCTGAAAGCGATCAGTTTACGTTCTACGCAAGCCGGTATCCCGAACGCCAGTACCCAACCCGCTATGTTCATGAACTTGGTATTGAGGTTGATCGCACCAGGGCTGGCTTTAGCACATGGTACTGCCTGTTTCCCCGTTCGGCTTCGCAGCAGGAGGGCGTTCATGGTACGTTTAAAGATGTTGAAGCCTTATTGCCACGTATTTCGGGGATGGGTTTCGATGTGCTCTATATGCCGCCTATTCACCCGATCGGTATGGCTTATCGTAAAGGGAAAAATAATTCGGTTGTTTGCCAGCCTGGTGAACCTGGGGTTCCATATGGTATTGGCTCTCCTGAAGGCGGGCATGATGCGATTCACCCCGAGCTAGGCACGGTAGACGATTTTAAGCACCTCATTGCTATTGCAGCCAACTATGGCATGGAAGTCGCGATGGACCTTGCCATTCAGTGTTCACCTGACCATCCGTGGGCAAAGGACCACCCCGAATGGTTTAAAAAACGGCCCGACGGCACCATTCAGTATGCCGAGAATCCGCCCAAAAAATACCAGGATATCTATCCGATTTATTTTGAGACCGACGACTGGCAGAACTTATGGGACGAATTAAAGCGGGTTTTACTGGTTTGGGCCTCATGGGGTATTCGCATCATTCGGGTCGATAATCCGCACACGAAACCGTTTGGCTTCTGGGAGTGGATCATTGCTGAAGTAAAGCGTGAGTTTCCGGATATGTTGTTTCTGGCCGAAGCGTTTACAAAGCCCAAGGTGATGCAGGAACTGGCCAAACGGGGCTTTTCGCAGTCTTATACGTATTACACCTGGCGCAATACGAAGGCTGAGCTGGAGGAATACATGACCGAGCTGACACAAGACGAGATCAGCTATTTTTTTCGCCCGAACTTCTGGCCAACAACCCACGACATCAATCCCAATATCCTTCAACCGGGACACGAGCCGCAGTTCCTGATTCGCTATTTCCTGGCGGCAACGCTATCGAGCAACTATGGTATTTACGGCCCATCGTTTGAGTTGATGGAATACGTTCCGTTCCCAAATAAAGAAGAGTATTTAAACTCGGAGAAATACGAAATCCGGCATTGGGACTGGAATAAAACCAATAAACTCACTTACCTCATTACGCTGGTGAACCGCATCCGGAATGAGAATGTGGCTTTACAAAAGACAAATAACCTGACGTTTTGCACCGTTAGCGATGACGCTATTATGGCTTACCTTAAAACGTCGGGCGAGAACAGACTGCTTATTGTCGTCAATACGGAAGCTTACGGCCGTCGGGCGGGTATGGTTCAGGTTCCGATCTGGGAGTTGGGTATCGAACCAGACCAGACCTATTCAGTCCACGATTTACTGACGGAAGCCTATTACACCTGGAAGGGCGAATGGAATTATGTGGAGCTCGACCCGTATGTGCTACCTATGCACCTGCTCCGGATTGAAGTGTAA
- a CDS encoding M16 family metallopeptidase, with protein MEDYEVYTLPNGIRIAHKQIPHTQIAHCGIMLDIGSRDEQPHQQGLAHFWEHMAFKGTEKRKSYHIITRLETVGGELNAYTTKEKVCFHASVLGAHFEKATELLSDITFHSVFPEKQIERERGVILEEMAMYYDSPEDAIQDDFDELVFPNHALGGNILGTTETVSSFRREDLQSFIAENYDTSRIVFASVSNLPFKQVVKVAEKYFRDVPAQHTTRLRKMPTDYVPRHNRVERPITQAQCAIGRPAYGLTDPRRLPFFMLVNLLGGPGMNSRLNLNLREKYGLVYSIDASYTPYLDTGFLGIYFGTDPKKVEKAIGLINKELKRLREEPLTTLQLHQTKEQLIGQLAMAEESNNSFMLMMAKSLLDIDRVEALNDIFNDIKAVTANQLQTLAQEIFDEGQFSSLTFVPEK; from the coding sequence ATGGAAGATTACGAAGTTTATACCCTGCCAAACGGAATCCGGATCGCTCACAAACAGATACCGCATACCCAGATTGCTCATTGTGGTATCATGCTTGATATCGGAAGCCGAGATGAACAACCACACCAGCAGGGACTGGCCCACTTTTGGGAACATATGGCATTCAAAGGTACGGAGAAACGAAAATCGTACCACATAATTACACGACTAGAAACGGTTGGTGGCGAATTAAACGCATATACAACGAAAGAAAAAGTTTGTTTTCATGCATCCGTGCTGGGTGCTCATTTTGAGAAAGCAACTGAACTACTGTCGGATATAACGTTTCATTCGGTCTTTCCCGAAAAACAGATCGAGCGCGAGCGGGGTGTTATTCTGGAAGAAATGGCCATGTACTATGATTCACCTGAGGATGCCATTCAGGACGATTTCGATGAGTTGGTCTTTCCTAACCATGCCCTTGGTGGCAACATCCTCGGCACCACCGAAACCGTCAGCTCGTTCCGGCGCGAAGATCTGCAGAGCTTCATTGCCGAGAATTATGACACCAGCCGAATTGTATTTGCGTCCGTAAGCAACCTGCCATTTAAGCAGGTCGTTAAAGTAGCCGAAAAATATTTTCGTGATGTACCGGCCCAGCATACGACACGGCTTCGCAAGATGCCAACGGATTACGTACCACGCCACAACCGGGTAGAACGCCCGATTACGCAGGCACAATGCGCAATTGGCCGCCCGGCTTATGGCCTGACCGATCCGCGTCGACTACCGTTTTTTATGCTCGTCAATCTGCTCGGCGGACCCGGTATGAACTCCCGGCTCAACCTGAATTTACGCGAGAAATACGGGCTGGTCTATTCCATCGACGCCAGTTACACGCCCTATCTGGATACGGGTTTTCTGGGTATTTACTTCGGTACCGACCCTAAGAAAGTGGAGAAAGCCATCGGATTGATCAACAAGGAACTAAAGCGACTTCGTGAAGAGCCGCTCACGACCCTGCAACTTCACCAAACCAAGGAGCAGCTTATTGGCCAGTTGGCTATGGCCGAAGAAAGCAATAATAGCTTCATGCTCATGATGGCCAAAAGTCTGCTCGACATCGATCGGGTAGAAGCGCTGAACGACATTTTTAACGACATCAAAGCCGTAACAGCCAATCAGTTACAAACGCTGGCTCAGGAAATTTTCGATGAAGGCCAGTTCAGTTCCCTGACCTTCGTACCCGAAAAGTAG
- a CDS encoding glycosyltransferase family 9 protein yields MITVTNSPRFLISQTAFIGDVILATALLEQLHQAQPDAVLDVLVRKGNESLLANHPFVNEVLIWDKKGAKYRSLWTLLQTIRSRKYDAVLNLQRFGTTGLLTAFSGAKTTVGFTKNPFSRFFTHRIEHRIEPGIHEIQRNAELLKPLNLASPIVRLTRPKLYPSVADYNAVRIYQNKPYICIAPTSVWFTKQYPSERWIELIQKLPGSTVIYLLGAPADAQACNAMIARAGLAPGSVINLAGRLSLLQSAALQAGAAMNYVNDSAPLHLCSAMNAPTTAVFCSTVPEFGFGPLADQSRVVQTTEELDCKPCNLHGKSACPLGHFRCAWGISVDEMAHFQ; encoded by the coding sequence ATGATAACCGTAACTAATTCGCCCCGGTTCCTGATTAGTCAAACAGCCTTTATTGGCGACGTGATTCTGGCAACGGCTCTTCTGGAGCAGTTGCATCAGGCCCAGCCCGATGCAGTGCTGGACGTTTTGGTTCGCAAAGGTAACGAGAGTCTGCTGGCTAATCACCCATTTGTGAATGAGGTATTGATCTGGGATAAAAAAGGAGCCAAATACCGAAGTCTCTGGACACTACTTCAAACCATCCGTTCCCGGAAATATGATGCCGTACTCAACCTTCAGCGGTTTGGTACAACCGGTTTGTTAACTGCCTTTTCGGGCGCGAAAACAACCGTTGGCTTTACGAAAAACCCCTTTTCGCGATTTTTTACTCATCGAATCGAACACCGGATCGAGCCAGGTATTCACGAAATACAGCGGAATGCTGAATTGCTGAAACCGTTAAATCTGGCTTCGCCCATTGTGCGGTTGACTCGCCCAAAGCTCTACCCGTCGGTAGCTGATTACAATGCGGTCAGGATTTATCAGAATAAACCCTATATCTGCATTGCGCCAACATCGGTCTGGTTTACAAAGCAATATCCATCCGAACGCTGGATTGAACTAATCCAGAAGTTGCCGGGTAGTACCGTGATTTATTTGTTGGGAGCGCCCGCCGATGCCCAGGCTTGTAATGCGATGATCGCACGGGCAGGGTTAGCACCGGGATCGGTCATTAATCTGGCGGGGAGGTTAAGTTTATTGCAATCAGCGGCTTTGCAAGCCGGGGCAGCTATGAACTATGTGAACGATTCGGCCCCCCTGCACCTGTGTTCGGCAATGAATGCGCCAACAACCGCCGTTTTTTGCTCGACGGTGCCCGAATTTGGCTTTGGCCCACTGGCCGATCAATCGAGAGTTGTTCAGACGACTGAAGAACTCGATTGTAAACCGTGTAATTTACATGGCAAGTCGGCATGTCCACTGGGACACTTTCGCTGTGCCTGGGGAATATCAGTTGACGAAATGGCCCATTTCCAATAG
- a CDS encoding hydrolase has protein sequence MLNLFTTKNTLITCLVVGAVLAGCHSLDEFTPAVTNVSQLGSARLQAITLSEGFEVGASSPKTAYDVTPTGSSSGDNVTLQSKSWNLYDALIGNLSGDLKAGSWSARIRNSGKITMLFDVTTGASTVTIKHGTYGSDAASQWGLWYSVNSGSSWAQAGSTITTTTTLQTQTFTLNVSGTVRLEIRKLSGSTNRINIDDIVINDNAGGGTPTGKKFLFDASKRENAGSADWQIDADGTESVPIYTGGTTVETKAQRYPTPSYTGITATTSETYWKGGISAWAVDLVKRGNLVETLPNTASLTYGNASNAQDLSNYDVFIVVEPNRLFTTAEKTALMNFIANGGGLMMVADHTAPSLTGTDPNGYNPSDRDGDGYDSPRVWNDLMSNNGINNNKPFGFTVDYVDISEQPTTKVYTGTNTNAQKVLGGLAGTASKLAFYNGTTATLYPTNNASVQGLFWRMSGTVGSTTSVMALLSTYGNGRVVFIGDSSPADDGTGDTNDNLFNGWSGDVPSGYTSHPALHINASLWLAKVQ, from the coding sequence ATGCTCAATTTGTTCACCACAAAGAACACGCTCATTACCTGCCTGGTTGTTGGAGCAGTACTGGCAGGTTGCCATTCTCTTGACGAGTTTACACCCGCGGTTACAAACGTGAGTCAATTGGGCTCAGCCCGGCTTCAGGCAATCACTTTATCAGAAGGATTTGAAGTGGGAGCCAGTAGTCCCAAAACAGCCTATGACGTCACTCCAACGGGCTCATCCAGTGGCGACAACGTTACCCTCCAATCGAAATCCTGGAATCTATATGATGCCCTGATCGGCAACTTAAGTGGCGATTTAAAAGCAGGCTCCTGGTCGGCCCGGATTCGGAATTCGGGGAAGATCACCATGCTATTCGACGTCACAACGGGAGCCAGCACCGTTACGATCAAACATGGTACCTACGGCAGCGATGCTGCGAGCCAATGGGGATTGTGGTACTCGGTTAACAGTGGCAGTAGCTGGGCTCAGGCTGGCTCAACCATTACGACCACAACTACGCTTCAGACCCAAACGTTTACGCTTAATGTATCGGGTACTGTCCGCCTGGAGATCAGAAAACTATCCGGATCAACGAACCGTATCAATATTGACGACATTGTCATCAACGACAACGCGGGGGGCGGTACGCCTACGGGCAAGAAGTTTTTATTTGATGCCAGCAAACGCGAGAATGCAGGTAGTGCCGATTGGCAGATTGATGCGGATGGCACCGAAAGCGTCCCGATCTACACCGGTGGAACTACGGTAGAAACCAAGGCACAGCGCTATCCAACGCCTTCTTATACAGGCATCACCGCAACAACCTCCGAAACCTACTGGAAAGGGGGAATTTCGGCATGGGCGGTTGATCTGGTAAAACGTGGCAATCTGGTAGAAACGTTACCCAACACGGCATCGCTTACCTATGGCAACGCATCCAACGCGCAGGATTTGAGTAATTACGACGTATTTATTGTGGTGGAACCAAACCGTCTTTTCACAACGGCCGAAAAGACAGCGCTGATGAACTTTATCGCGAATGGTGGCGGACTGATGATGGTTGCCGACCATACGGCTCCTTCACTAACCGGCACCGATCCAAATGGCTACAATCCATCAGACAGAGATGGTGATGGCTACGATTCGCCACGCGTCTGGAACGATCTGATGTCAAACAATGGCATCAACAACAACAAGCCCTTTGGTTTCACCGTAGATTATGTTGACATCAGCGAACAACCGACAACGAAGGTATATACAGGCACAAACACTAATGCCCAGAAGGTGTTAGGCGGTTTAGCCGGTACAGCGTCTAAACTGGCCTTTTACAATGGGACCACTGCTACGCTTTACCCGACCAATAACGCTTCCGTTCAGGGTCTGTTCTGGCGAATGAGCGGTACGGTGGGCAGCACCACCAGTGTAATGGCCCTTCTATCGACTTACGGAAATGGTCGTGTCGTCTTTATTGGCGATAGCTCTCCGGCCGATGATGGCACCGGCGACACGAACGACAATCTGTTCAACGGATGGTCGGGCGATGTTCCATCGGGTTACACGTCTCACCCGGCTTTGCATATCAATGCATCTTTGTGGCTGGCAAAAGTTCAGTAG
- a CDS encoding sensor histidine kinase: protein MNEPSATLAHERFELLAKATHDAVWDWNLLTDQVWWNEGFLDLFGYQPGTIQDGANFWVTRIHPADRQRVHDSIYHTIKQGKTNWSDEYRFLKNDGSYAYVHDRGYTLFQDGQAVRMVGAMQDITQQVTEMARQQQAEQLKFITDSALTAIGLYSIIRDSHTGEVIDLRYELINQMAQRMTGRPAEELIGRTMLEVFPGIGLSGVWQQYKELAQSGVPLRYQNHYTYEGYDLWYEVQGVRHGDWIVLSFLDITELKKTQLQLESLNEELVRSNESLQQFAYIASHDLQEPLRKIQSFGDILKNNYADQLGTGIDHLERMQSAAGRMAVLIKDLLNFSRISTHHDTPTSVSLERVVERVLDDLALSIQEKQADVQVESLPTVSGDASQLQQLFQNLLSNALKFHRPAAPPHIRICSQLVTATDLPATIKPSRQAPAYYRISVSDNGIGFDEQYLGRIFQVFQRLHTRSQYAGTGIGLAICEKVVTNHGGAITATSEPGEGATFDVYLPATPQNY, encoded by the coding sequence ATGAATGAGCCGTCTGCTACACTAGCCCATGAACGGTTTGAATTACTGGCCAAAGCTACCCACGACGCGGTTTGGGACTGGAACCTGCTAACCGATCAGGTGTGGTGGAATGAAGGCTTTCTGGACTTATTTGGCTATCAACCCGGAACCATCCAGGACGGCGCCAACTTTTGGGTCACCCGAATTCATCCCGCCGACAGGCAGCGTGTTCACGACAGTATTTATCACACCATCAAACAGGGGAAAACGAACTGGTCTGACGAGTATAGGTTCCTGAAAAACGATGGGTCCTATGCTTATGTACATGACCGGGGATATACGCTATTTCAGGACGGCCAGGCTGTGCGGATGGTGGGCGCGATGCAGGACATAACGCAGCAGGTAACCGAAATGGCCCGTCAACAGCAGGCCGAGCAACTCAAATTTATTACCGATAGTGCGCTTACAGCCATTGGTCTCTATTCAATCATTCGGGATAGCCATACTGGCGAAGTGATCGACTTGCGGTATGAGCTCATTAACCAAATGGCTCAACGAATGACGGGCCGACCAGCCGAAGAATTAATTGGTCGAACCATGCTGGAAGTCTTCCCCGGTATTGGCCTCAGTGGGGTTTGGCAACAGTATAAAGAGTTGGCGCAAAGTGGCGTTCCCCTCCGCTATCAGAATCATTACACCTACGAAGGCTATGATCTATGGTATGAGGTACAGGGTGTCCGACACGGCGACTGGATCGTTTTATCGTTTCTGGATATTACTGAGCTAAAGAAAACACAGCTTCAGCTTGAATCGCTCAATGAAGAACTGGTACGATCCAACGAAAGTCTTCAGCAATTCGCTTATATCGCCAGTCATGACTTACAGGAGCCTTTGCGTAAAATTCAATCGTTCGGCGATATTCTGAAGAACAACTACGCCGACCAGCTAGGTACTGGCATAGACCATCTCGAACGCATGCAGTCGGCAGCTGGGCGCATGGCTGTTCTAATTAAGGATCTATTGAATTTCTCCCGAATTTCCACCCATCATGACACCCCGACTTCGGTTTCGCTGGAACGGGTTGTGGAGCGGGTTCTGGATGATCTGGCTTTGAGTATTCAGGAAAAGCAGGCCGACGTGCAGGTAGAATCATTGCCTACCGTATCAGGCGACGCATCGCAACTACAGCAGTTGTTTCAGAATCTGCTGTCCAACGCTCTCAAATTTCATCGACCAGCGGCACCACCTCACATTCGGATCTGTTCACAGCTGGTAACCGCAACGGACTTACCCGCAACGATAAAACCCAGTCGGCAGGCACCAGCCTACTACCGCATTAGCGTATCAGACAACGGTATTGGATTCGATGAGCAGTATCTTGGGCGCATTTTTCAGGTCTTTCAACGACTTCATACCCGAAGCCAGTACGCAGGAACGGGCATTGGGCTGGCTATTTGTGAGAAGGTGGTAACAAATCATGGAGGAGCCATCACGGCAACGAGTGAGCCAGGAGAAGGGGCGACATTTGATGTGTATCTGCCCGCGACACCACAAAACTACTAA
- a CDS encoding DUF7133 domain-containing protein, whose amino-acid sequence MIKSTLTLFSALFILFWHNTNRETAKTEATSNSLNRVDSLPKTTTWPPELSLIKFAGSDLTPSPACLAVAPAGEVYVGVDMIGSLGKKPGQGRIVRLVDADNDGKIDQHTTFAMVDNPRGILPVGDQLFVLHTTFSKETGIASGMDLVVFDDKDHDGVADGPSRPLIEHISSPKFLQSRGTDHATNGIRMGIDGWIYIAVGDFGFHDATDRSGKKLTMLGGGIVRVRPDGTGMEIYTHGLRNIYDVAIDPYMNIFTRDNTNDGGGWNIRFSNQIQSGEYGYPVLFKQFTDEIIPALVDLGGGSGTGALFMDDSTWPDQYNHVPMMADWGRSQLFVHRLTPDGASFTQKEEEFIKLAQITDVDVDASGRVYLSAWDGAGYSGNPSKGFVVRAVPKNWAYKPFPVIRKMSVKKLASLLKSGSAVARLAAQQELLTRPSEKTAPVAWKIAADKSIPLYARVAGMYTYAQATGTNGIDKLLTLTSENEMRAFALRALSDQKPMLSKVPIEPFLTGLKDPSPQVQIAAIIGLGRLGRQEAAPALLQVSVPASFTAPAIGIEGPHATPNSAIIPAHLAVRALVSLQAVDACVKAIGSANSTLALWALRYMHDSKAVNGLLAAYTATADAALKKQLLITLARLYKKEADYDGSWWWSTRPDTHGPYYKAITWESSPTIKDFLIREWNQSSDKPFFADLNSRHRMEISELGGDEPVVAKEEVKIDLDKIRNKKGQIGESSIEDVMLAMARIKGDAALGKTLFTQQGCVACHSLTKSETMKGPFMGQIGSIMNRDQIAESILKPNASISQGFATVLITAKGNKSYTGFITEESSTRIVLRDITGQVYTLKASDIISRKEMETSMMPTGLVNALSYEEFASLITFLSQQKK is encoded by the coding sequence ATGATAAAATCTACATTAACGCTTTTTTCAGCTCTTTTTATTTTATTCTGGCATAACACAAACCGGGAGACTGCTAAAACAGAGGCAACCTCAAACAGTCTTAACCGGGTTGACTCCTTACCCAAAACAACCACCTGGCCTCCCGAACTCAGTTTAATCAAGTTTGCTGGTTCCGATCTGACGCCAAGCCCTGCCTGTCTGGCGGTTGCACCGGCTGGCGAGGTATACGTAGGCGTCGATATGATTGGTTCGCTTGGTAAAAAGCCTGGGCAGGGACGCATTGTCAGGCTGGTCGATGCCGATAACGATGGCAAAATAGATCAGCATACCACCTTTGCAATGGTTGATAATCCACGGGGTATTCTGCCGGTTGGCGATCAACTATTTGTTTTGCACACCACCTTCTCAAAAGAAACGGGTATCGCTTCGGGCATGGATCTGGTCGTTTTTGACGATAAAGACCACGATGGCGTTGCAGATGGCCCCTCACGGCCCCTCATTGAACACATCAGTTCGCCTAAATTTCTGCAAAGCCGGGGTACTGACCACGCTACCAACGGCATCCGCATGGGAATCGATGGCTGGATTTATATTGCCGTCGGTGATTTTGGCTTTCATGATGCGACAGACCGCTCTGGCAAAAAATTAACCATGCTGGGCGGAGGTATTGTCAGAGTAAGACCCGATGGAACCGGGATGGAGATCTATACACACGGGTTACGGAACATTTATGACGTAGCTATCGACCCATACATGAATATATTTACCCGCGACAATACCAATGATGGCGGGGGCTGGAACATCCGGTTCAGCAATCAGATCCAGTCTGGAGAGTATGGTTATCCGGTTCTGTTCAAACAGTTTACCGATGAAATTATACCTGCTTTGGTTGATCTGGGTGGAGGTTCCGGGACAGGTGCTTTGTTCATGGACGATTCTACCTGGCCGGATCAATACAACCACGTTCCGATGATGGCCGATTGGGGGAGAAGCCAGCTCTTTGTTCACCGCCTTACGCCAGATGGAGCCAGTTTTACCCAAAAAGAGGAAGAGTTTATTAAACTGGCACAAATCACCGATGTGGATGTCGATGCTTCGGGTCGTGTATACCTATCGGCCTGGGATGGTGCGGGTTATTCGGGCAATCCCAGCAAAGGATTTGTGGTGCGGGCTGTTCCTAAAAACTGGGCTTACAAGCCATTCCCGGTCATTCGAAAAATGTCGGTAAAAAAACTGGCTTCGCTCCTGAAATCTGGTAGTGCCGTGGCCCGTTTAGCCGCTCAGCAGGAATTGCTGACCCGGCCTTCCGAGAAAACGGCCCCGGTAGCCTGGAAAATTGCAGCAGATAAGAGCATCCCACTTTATGCGCGGGTCGCCGGGATGTATACCTACGCTCAGGCTACTGGCACCAACGGCATCGATAAACTGCTAACCCTGACATCTGAAAACGAGATGCGGGCCTTTGCTCTTCGTGCCCTGTCGGATCAGAAACCGATGCTGAGTAAGGTCCCGATTGAACCCTTCCTGACTGGATTAAAAGACCCCTCGCCCCAGGTTCAGATCGCGGCCATTATTGGTCTTGGCCGACTCGGTCGGCAGGAAGCCGCCCCGGCGCTGTTGCAGGTCAGTGTCCCCGCTTCATTCACAGCCCCAGCTATTGGTATCGAAGGGCCACATGCTACACCTAACTCGGCCATAATTCCGGCGCATCTGGCTGTTCGGGCATTGGTTAGCCTCCAGGCCGTCGACGCCTGCGTGAAGGCCATAGGGTCAGCCAACTCAACGCTTGCGCTTTGGGCGTTACGCTACATGCACGATTCTAAAGCGGTCAATGGATTGCTAGCCGCTTATACTGCCACAGCCGATGCAGCCCTAAAAAAGCAACTGCTGATCACGCTGGCCCGTCTGTACAAAAAAGAAGCAGATTATGACGGTTCGTGGTGGTGGAGTACCCGCCCCGATACACATGGTCCCTATTACAAAGCTATTACGTGGGAATCTTCGCCTACGATCAAAGATTTTCTGATCAGGGAGTGGAATCAATCCAGCGATAAGCCATTTTTTGCTGACCTGAACAGCAGGCATCGCATGGAGATCAGTGAACTGGGCGGAGATGAGCCAGTGGTTGCCAAAGAAGAGGTAAAAATAGATCTGGATAAAATCCGGAATAAAAAAGGTCAGATTGGCGAGTCGTCCATTGAAGATGTGATGCTGGCAATGGCCCGGATTAAAGGCGATGCCGCTTTAGGGAAAACGCTGTTTACCCAGCAGGGTTGCGTAGCCTGCCACAGCCTGACTAAAAGCGAAACCATGAAAGGCCCTTTTATGGGGCAAATCGGTTCGATTATGAACCGGGACCAGATTGCTGAGTCAATTCTCAAACCGAATGCCTCCATTTCGCAGGGATTTGCTACGGTTCTCATCACGGCCAAAGGCAACAAAAGCTATACGGGCTTTATTACCGAAGAATCGTCAACACGAATTGTTCTTCGCGATATTACCGGGCAGGTTTATACCCTGAAAGCGTCGGATATAATCAGTCGCAAGGAAATGGAAACCTCGATGATGCCGACGGGGCTGGTCAATGCGTTGTCTTACGAGGAATTTGCCTCGCTTATCACCTTTCTATCTCAACAGAAAAAGTAA